Proteins from a genomic interval of Conexivisphaerales archaeon:
- a CDS encoding NUDIX domain-containing protein: protein MQEFRKMERSAGGVVFYDAGGDGPVYLLMSNRKGYWEFPKGHVDAGETDEEAALREVKEETGLSDVKILPGFKVKIRYTYSKDGKKSPKEVIFFLMKAEPRQIEVSEEHTGYVWLRYDDAIRKVSYENARKVLERAHRFLTQGKAD, encoded by the coding sequence TTGCAAGAGTTTCGCAAGATGGAAAGGTCAGCTGGGGGAGTCGTCTTTTATGATGCTGGTGGCGACGGTCCAGTCTATCTGCTTATGTCCAACCGGAAGGGTTACTGGGAATTTCCAAAAGGACATGTAGATGCAGGAGAAACTGACGAAGAAGCAGCACTGAGAGAAGTTAAGGAAGAAACAGGGCTTTCTGATGTAAAAATACTGCCTGGCTTTAAGGTTAAGATAAGGTATACATATTCCAAAGATGGGAAGAAATCACCAAAGGAAGTTATATTCTTCCTGATGAAGGCTGAGCCCAGACAGATAGAAGTTTCAGAGGAGCATACAGGTTACGTCTGGCTCAGATACGATGACGCTATAAGAAAGGTCAGCTACGAAAACGCAAGAAAAGTACTAGAAAGAGCGCACAGGTTTCTTACGCAGGGTAAGGCTGATTGA
- a CDS encoding proton-conducting transporter membrane subunit, with amino-acid sequence MSLLPILLIALSSYVVGIILSAFSKRASYLMGSIAALFLFVLSVAVLVTGSSVPLVELGIFHLGLSVRASYFLLISSIVWFSVSIFSLDYDSDYSNKLSLLVLLSMLSMFLIMLSMDSISFLASWETMTIASFFMILQGEGDRGPLRQAAYTFLVFGELSTLLVTLSFAGIFAASHSFYLGDQISITSMIQSSSIFLLALLGFSMKMGIAPFHMVEWLPMAHSRAPTNSSALLSSTLTLMGVYGIFQVLYTLRNYQLWWGWITLGIGALPVLFGALYGAVSEHSKGVPAYSTIENNGLILVSFGIYILSSYYNLMLLATFSLLAAMFHSFSHSVSKGSLFLISGWAGKLRGSFDLNKQTHFDKKNTLLTIIGMFAILSLQAAPPIAGFVSEWMILESIFQFFRFPDIISQLICIFIGAVVALATGMTMVSMTKLYGFGILVQTNSSEETAQPKLIYAALILLSSVIVVLGVAAPLTLYLAAKGIESVVGTFVFNVFATGLLGVPAYFVILSGKPFGGFSPTFTALFLLGCLLVPAMISRYGGRWRIRRTRGWYAGEKGEEDSPNRYNSFGYSSPIRLMLSFLLRTKESKLKVGDGDEKDSRILVNLSTFDLFKPIYDVLSKWGNVVSSFVSSKIMQGNLGMYVAYILIAMVFVLGYYVLSMGL; translated from the coding sequence ATGAGTCTTTTGCCTATATTACTCATTGCACTTTCCTCTTATGTTGTCGGTATAATCCTTTCAGCTTTTTCGAAAAGAGCTTCTTATCTTATGGGTTCGATCGCGGCCTTATTCCTTTTTGTCCTATCTGTTGCAGTTCTGGTAACAGGTTCGTCTGTACCGTTAGTCGAGCTAGGTATCTTCCATCTTGGCCTTTCGGTTCGGGCTTCCTATTTCTTGTTGATCTCATCGATAGTATGGTTTTCTGTCAGTATTTTTTCTCTTGATTATGATTCTGACTACTCGAACAAACTCTCTTTGCTGGTATTACTGTCTATGCTGTCAATGTTCCTCATAATGTTAAGTATGGATTCAATCTCATTCCTCGCTTCTTGGGAAACGATGACAATTGCTTCATTCTTTATGATACTGCAGGGGGAAGGAGACAGAGGTCCTCTGAGGCAGGCGGCTTACACTTTTCTGGTTTTTGGTGAGCTGAGCACATTGCTTGTAACACTGTCGTTCGCCGGTATATTCGCAGCATCCCATTCTTTTTACCTTGGTGATCAGATAAGCATTACTTCAATGATTCAATCATCTTCTATCTTTCTGCTGGCTTTGTTGGGTTTCTCGATGAAGATGGGCATAGCTCCTTTTCACATGGTCGAGTGGCTTCCCATGGCTCATTCTAGAGCTCCCACCAATTCCTCTGCTCTACTATCATCAACATTGACATTGATGGGCGTTTATGGTATCTTCCAAGTTCTATATACCTTACGAAACTACCAGTTATGGTGGGGATGGATAACATTGGGGATAGGCGCTTTGCCAGTATTGTTCGGTGCGCTGTATGGGGCTGTTTCAGAGCATTCAAAGGGAGTACCGGCGTACAGTACGATCGAAAATAACGGGCTCATTCTGGTATCCTTTGGAATCTACATTCTTTCATCATATTACAATCTTATGCTTTTAGCTACATTCTCTCTCTTGGCTGCGATGTTTCACTCATTCTCACATTCCGTATCGAAAGGGTCTCTATTTCTTATATCAGGCTGGGCAGGGAAGTTAAGAGGGAGCTTTGACCTGAACAAACAGACACATTTCGATAAGAAGAATACCCTATTGACTATCATAGGTATGTTTGCTATCTTGTCTCTTCAAGCCGCACCTCCGATTGCTGGTTTCGTATCTGAGTGGATGATACTTGAATCAATCTTCCAATTCTTCCGTTTCCCTGATATCATCAGTCAACTGATTTGCATCTTCATAGGTGCTGTAGTTGCTCTAGCAACAGGAATGACCATGGTTTCCATGACAAAACTGTATGGATTTGGTATTCTTGTGCAGACTAATAGCAGCGAAGAAACTGCACAGCCTAAATTAATTTATGCTGCACTTATATTGTTATCATCTGTAATAGTTGTTCTCGGGGTAGCCGCACCTTTAACACTCTACCTAGCAGCAAAGGGAATCGAATCCGTTGTCGGCACTTTCGTCTTCAATGTTTTTGCAACAGGCCTTTTAGGTGTGCCAGCATACTTTGTGATTCTGTCAGGGAAGCCGTTTGGTGGATTCTCTCCCACCTTCACTGCCCTGTTTCTTTTGGGCTGCCTGCTGGTACCTGCAATGATATCGCGTTATGGCGGCAGATGGAGGATAAGGAGGACGAGAGGTTGGTATGCTGGTGAAAAAGGCGAAGAAGATTCCCCTAATAGGTATAACTCTTTTGGATATAGTTCTCCGATAAGATTGATGCTTTCATTCCTGTTGCGTACAAAAGAGAGTAAACTGAAAGTAGGAGATGGTGACGAGAAGGATTCAAGAATTCTTGTAAATCTGAGTACATTCGACCTATTCAAGCCGATTTACGACGTACTATCAAAGTGGGGGAATGTTGTCTCCTCTTTCGTAAGCAGCAAGATCATGCAGGGAAACCTCGGAATGTACGTGGCATACATATTGATTGCTATGGTATTCGTTCTAGGGTATTATGTGTTATCTATGGGACTATGA
- a CDS encoding DUF4143 domain-containing protein, with amino-acid sequence MNSIIERIILRDIPSLYGRRDPLALEKILFAIVSRPCSLVNLYSISKDFGISRITVSKYLYHFESTMLLRSLANYRPSTMSSSRKLRKYYPSTTSLIYALSEETFYSDRGSVLETYVVNALAARNFFRRGNKEIDVLLMNGQRVAVEVKMTYSQRDAKVLYRLSREVNAERSVLVTGSEAGRVDGVDLIPAYALEWSLTRTRD; translated from the coding sequence ATGAACAGTATCATTGAGAGAATTATCCTAAGAGATATACCTTCACTGTATGGTAGAAGAGACCCCCTAGCGCTAGAAAAGATATTGTTCGCAATAGTGTCAAGACCTTGCAGCTTGGTAAACCTTTACAGCATATCAAAGGATTTCGGCATAAGTAGAATAACTGTTTCAAAATATCTTTATCACTTTGAAAGCACAATGTTGCTCAGGTCACTCGCAAACTACAGGCCATCGACTATGTCCTCATCAAGGAAGCTTAGAAAATACTATCCATCTACAACTTCGCTCATTTATGCTCTTTCTGAAGAAACATTCTATAGCGACAGAGGAAGCGTTTTGGAAACGTACGTGGTAAATGCACTTGCAGCTAGAAACTTCTTCAGAAGAGGCAATAAAGAAATTGATGTTCTGCTGATGAATGGTCAGAGGGTAGCCGTAGAAGTAAAAATGACCTACAGCCAAAGAGATGCAAAAGTACTTTACAGGCTCAGCAGGGAGGTGAACGCTGAAAGGTCTGTTTTGGTTACAGGTTCAGAAGCAGGAAGAGTAGATGGAGTTGACTTAATTCCTGCCTATGCGCTTGAATGGTCCTTGACCAGAACAAGAGACTAG
- a CDS encoding alanyl-tRNA editing protein: MRFEEIVAGLPETKLTYWEDPYRKEDKSNLIAAAKEGGNYYVVLDSTIFHPKSGGQPSDTGTLANEKFTLSVKKVFRVGNHVVLFGKAQGEPKPDEVLQRIDWEKRYLYMRRHAAAHLFDAALDNVRGTACDPVDSWLGDDSYVGYRGKAVTQDEIKAMMEFVEDCIRKDLKVTSRIVDRSEVKEERSLWRNVLESLEKVRIVQIDNFKPIPCGGTHVDRLGEIRKVALRDVRQNDDIFRMYYDVVD, from the coding sequence TTGAGGTTCGAAGAGATAGTTGCTGGTCTGCCTGAAACGAAGCTTACATACTGGGAAGACCCTTACAGAAAAGAGGATAAGTCAAACCTTATAGCTGCAGCAAAGGAGGGCGGAAACTACTACGTGGTTCTCGACTCCACAATCTTCCATCCCAAAAGCGGTGGTCAGCCGAGCGATACTGGAACTCTGGCAAATGAGAAGTTTACTTTAAGTGTAAAGAAGGTCTTCAGGGTAGGCAATCATGTAGTACTTTTTGGCAAGGCGCAGGGAGAACCGAAACCAGACGAAGTGCTTCAAAGGATTGACTGGGAGAAGAGGTATCTATACATGAGAAGGCATGCAGCAGCTCATCTTTTTGATGCTGCACTTGACAACGTCAGAGGAACTGCCTGCGACCCGGTTGATTCATGGCTTGGAGATGATTCTTACGTTGGGTACAGGGGGAAGGCTGTTACACAAGACGAGATCAAAGCTATGATGGAGTTTGTGGAAGACTGCATAAGAAAAGACCTGAAGGTCACAAGCAGGATAGTTGACAGGAGTGAAGTGAAGGAAGAAAGGTCTTTGTGGAGAAATGTTTTGGAGAGCCTTGAAAAGGTAAGGATAGTGCAGATAGACAACTTCAAGCCGATTCCTTGCGGAGGGACTCATGTGGATAGACTTGGCGAGATACGAAAGGTTGCTTTAAGGGATGTTAGACAGAATGATGATATATTCAGAATGTATTACGATGTGGTTGACTAA
- a CDS encoding universal stress protein, giving the protein MNEAERYHERENSRLTDASSEGGDYYGIMLNKMQSDEQTKEDSLSLLVGFDGSEQAKRALLVGSDLVRGNSNCTIHIAYVVQPTAGLLEPLTDEFMVSLKKNGMSILSYGESLVKNQGARIVKHLEWGNPSEEMLKLAEKLHPRFVLLGTIKHSPTERVLGTISSIFLRSRRFNLIIVP; this is encoded by the coding sequence TTGAACGAGGCAGAAAGATACCACGAACGAGAGAACTCACGCCTTACTGATGCGAGTTCTGAAGGAGGCGATTACTATGGAATCATGCTCAACAAAATGCAGTCAGATGAGCAGACGAAGGAAGACTCCTTATCTTTGCTTGTAGGGTTTGATGGCTCGGAGCAGGCAAAAAGGGCACTTTTAGTGGGTTCGGACCTTGTAAGAGGTAACAGCAACTGTACCATCCACATAGCGTATGTGGTGCAGCCAACTGCTGGCCTACTTGAACCCTTAACTGATGAGTTCATGGTGTCTCTCAAGAAGAATGGCATGTCCATACTCTCATATGGAGAAAGTCTTGTAAAAAATCAGGGTGCAAGAATAGTAAAACATCTTGAGTGGGGAAATCCAAGCGAGGAGATGCTGAAACTGGCAGAAAAGTTACATCCTAGATTTGTCCTTTTGGGAACCATAAAGCATTCTCCTACCGAGAGAGTCCTTGGAACGATCTCCTCCATTTTTCTGAGATCGCGACGTTTTAACCTGATCATAGTCCCATAG
- a CDS encoding proton-conducting transporter membrane subunit, producing the protein MLFFDLIVTFLVAPAAASVISLFGMKRTGYIAALVASLTDLFLSALLIFSGVTLKSGLFFVDTTTKFILLTISMVYLTSSIYSSFYIKRIKEPLIRFRWYYSLLNLFVFTMLFSVLVNNVGLLWIGIEATTVTSALLVALEKEKTSIEAAWRYTIIVSAGLVASLISVLFIYYAEQTLVLSTLLSTHVSNPAVLALASGLAVVGYGTKAGIAPVHTWLPDAHSEAPSPISAMFSGILLPTALYAVYRNLSIINDTAYFHVARDFSIGIGVLTALLASLIIGSQRNYKRMLAYSSMENMGIILTGLALGGIGLVGSIVQIISHALAKSAAFYAAGNILVNLNSKKISEVSGVATKLRYSGYIFLLSCLAVSGAPPFGVFIGEFLIIIAAIQTEYYLVAALLFVSILLTFVNLNRLAVLIVFGMGQQSSNLEFVKEEASSVIVPAVNLILSMILGIITVGVLVSPFLG; encoded by the coding sequence ATGTTGTTCTTTGACCTCATTGTAACCTTTCTAGTTGCACCAGCAGCAGCGTCAGTAATCTCGCTTTTTGGAATGAAGAGAACAGGTTACATTGCTGCACTGGTAGCTTCCCTCACAGACCTATTTCTCTCCGCATTATTGATCTTTTCAGGTGTAACTCTTAAAAGTGGATTATTCTTTGTAGACACAACAACGAAATTCATACTTTTGACAATATCAATGGTTTACCTGACTTCTTCAATCTATTCGTCCTTCTACATTAAAAGAATAAAGGAACCTCTGATAAGATTCAGATGGTACTATTCGCTCTTAAACCTATTCGTATTTACTATGCTGTTCTCAGTATTAGTGAACAATGTCGGTCTCCTATGGATAGGAATAGAAGCTACAACAGTAACCAGTGCGCTCCTTGTAGCCTTGGAAAAAGAGAAGACTAGCATAGAAGCTGCCTGGAGATATACAATCATAGTATCTGCAGGGCTAGTCGCCTCACTTATATCTGTCTTGTTCATTTACTACGCTGAGCAGACTCTTGTTCTATCAACGCTGCTTTCGACTCATGTCTCCAACCCTGCCGTCTTGGCCCTAGCTTCCGGTTTGGCTGTAGTCGGGTATGGTACGAAAGCAGGCATAGCGCCTGTGCATACCTGGCTGCCTGATGCCCACAGCGAGGCCCCTTCACCCATAAGTGCCATGTTTTCGGGGATACTTCTGCCTACAGCACTTTATGCTGTATACAGAAACCTTAGTATCATCAACGATACTGCTTACTTTCATGTAGCGAGAGACTTCAGCATAGGAATCGGAGTTCTGACCGCGCTTCTGGCCTCTCTTATTATTGGGAGCCAGCGGAACTACAAAAGAATGCTTGCATATTCTTCTATGGAGAACATGGGTATAATTCTGACTGGGCTGGCTCTTGGAGGAATAGGTCTGGTGGGTTCTATTGTGCAGATTATATCTCACGCTCTTGCCAAATCGGCAGCATTTTACGCGGCTGGAAACATATTAGTGAACTTGAATTCAAAGAAAATATCCGAAGTATCGGGGGTTGCGACCAAGTTAAGGTATTCAGGCTATATCTTTCTACTTTCATGTTTGGCGGTCTCAGGGGCTCCACCGTTTGGTGTTTTCATAGGTGAGTTTCTCATAATCATAGCAGCAATCCAGACTGAATATTACCTTGTGGCAGCACTGCTTTTTGTGTCTATACTATTAACCTTCGTAAACCTAAACAGACTTGCGGTTTTGATCGTCTTTGGTATGGGGCAACAAAGCTCAAATCTTGAGTTTGTGAAGGAGGAAGCGTCTTCGGTGATTGTCCCAGCCGTCAATCTGATACTGTCAATGATATTGGGGATCATAACAGTCGGGGTCCTTGTATCTCCATTCTTGGGGTGA
- the nuoB gene encoding NADH-quinone oxidoreductase subunit NuoB, producing the protein MPKFWMIKGLKNGSPTTKFPRQIPTRDEIPLSNIPPEPGQESDWGEGKKVCPTGAIDTKNKKIIMNRCIYCAKCADAGFVFDRNDEKISQALNAVANSKIYSEERAKIFKKSLHVFIIDSGSCNACNLEALNMANPFYDVSRLGITFTNSPKHADALLVLGAPNRSMVEYIVTTYESMPEPKVVIAAGACALSGGVFANSPNFVSPVEEIIPVDIFIPGCPPSPIQFIQGLLLAMGRKR; encoded by the coding sequence ATGCCAAAATTCTGGATGATTAAAGGTTTGAAGAATGGTTCTCCTACGACGAAGTTTCCAAGACAGATTCCCACAAGGGATGAGATACCTTTATCGAACATCCCCCCAGAGCCCGGCCAGGAATCTGATTGGGGAGAGGGTAAAAAGGTATGCCCAACTGGAGCAATAGACACCAAGAATAAGAAGATAATTATGAACAGGTGCATCTACTGCGCAAAATGTGCAGATGCAGGCTTCGTATTCGACCGAAACGATGAAAAGATTTCGCAGGCATTGAATGCAGTCGCAAACAGCAAAATCTACTCAGAAGAAAGGGCCAAGATCTTCAAAAAATCACTTCATGTCTTCATTATAGATAGCGGCTCATGCAACGCCTGTAACCTCGAAGCTCTGAACATGGCTAATCCCTTCTATGATGTATCGAGGCTGGGTATAACGTTCACCAATTCTCCGAAGCATGCAGACGCTCTACTTGTTCTGGGGGCTCCAAACCGGTCGATGGTAGAATACATAGTAACGACATACGAGAGTATGCCTGAACCAAAGGTCGTGATAGCTGCAGGAGCATGTGCGTTATCCGGTGGTGTTTTCGCAAACTCGCCGAATTTTGTCTCACCTGTCGAAGAGATAATACCCGTTGACATTTTCATTCCAGGATGTCCGCCTTCTCCAATCCAGTTCATTCAAGGCCTACTTTTAGCTATGGGTAGAAAGAGGTGA
- a CDS encoding NADH-quinone oxidoreductase subunit H → MTSLIEIQAINLLQVATVISLSPIVQGLINRFKGIIESRKGPPILQPYYDITKLLKKEILIPAKSSSLFVLAPLASFSAYVVISLVIPIITPYPLPYGILLDFLGGALMFGFAGIMGIIAAIDAGTHYSLMGASRSITFTAFAEPTLIMVFIAVALITGTNNPYVTNNLLSSSLETYISPTHILVTVAFFMLLLTETGKLPVESSGLMELGMLDDAKIMEYSGKLLALSKWGSYMKQFMLMSVFVNVFILPWGIFGNSGILGAFISVGTLMLKLLFVVTIVVVVEETFSKLRLFKILDFLAISFSLGLLSVVAFSLSR, encoded by the coding sequence CAGGTAGCTACCGTAATTTCCCTTTCCCCTATAGTACAAGGTCTGATTAATAGATTCAAAGGAATTATAGAATCAAGAAAAGGTCCTCCTATTTTGCAGCCATACTATGATATTACAAAGCTCTTAAAGAAGGAAATTCTCATACCAGCCAAATCTTCTTCTCTTTTCGTATTAGCGCCCTTAGCTTCCTTCAGTGCCTACGTCGTCATCTCTCTAGTCATACCAATAATAACTCCGTATCCGCTGCCTTACGGTATACTTTTAGACTTTTTGGGCGGGGCGCTCATGTTCGGTTTTGCTGGCATAATGGGAATAATAGCAGCAATTGACGCTGGTACTCATTATTCGCTAATGGGTGCAAGCAGAAGTATTACATTTACAGCTTTTGCCGAGCCCACTTTAATAATGGTTTTCATTGCGGTCGCTTTAATCACAGGAACAAACAATCCGTATGTTACTAACAATCTGCTGTCAAGTTCTCTCGAAACTTACATCTCTCCCACTCACATTTTGGTTACTGTGGCCTTTTTCATGCTGCTTCTGACAGAGACTGGTAAGCTACCAGTTGAAAGCTCTGGTCTCATGGAGCTGGGTATGCTGGATGATGCTAAGATTATGGAATACTCTGGTAAGCTTCTTGCGTTGTCAAAATGGGGAAGCTACATGAAGCAGTTCATGTTGATGTCAGTTTTTGTCAACGTTTTTATTTTACCTTGGGGTATTTTTGGCAATAGCGGGATTTTGGGTGCTTTTATTTCCGTAGGAACATTAATGCTAAAGCTCTTGTTTGTAGTCACTATAGTGGTTGTTGTTGAAGAAACATTCTCAAAGTTGAGGCTGTTTAAGATCTTGGATTTCTTGGCCATATCCTTCAGTCTTGGGCTTCTCTCGGTTGTCGCTTTTTCTCTTTCAAGGTGA
- a CDS encoding AAA family ATPase: MEYTYVQLKDIERYNEWWLTGKVRKELALEYRRAPFGSAFNLLDKRQITILTGLRQVGKTTILYQIIEELLKKVNERNILYYSFEEKGERVKDVLETYERSVLRKTLYEAGKLYIFLDEVQYSPDWVGTVKRFYDLYPNIKFYLSGSSFLLLSENALKSLAGRFFFVEVYPLTFREFLQLRGLDVKEPNSMLEPYFSDYLAKAGFPEIAEWSDSRLVKDI; the protein is encoded by the coding sequence TTGGAATATACCTATGTGCAACTAAAAGATATCGAAAGATACAACGAGTGGTGGCTAACCGGCAAGGTAAGAAAGGAATTAGCACTTGAATATAGAAGAGCTCCGTTCGGTTCTGCTTTCAATTTGCTAGATAAGAGGCAGATAACAATACTCACAGGACTCAGGCAGGTTGGAAAGACTACAATTCTGTACCAGATCATCGAAGAACTACTGAAGAAAGTGAATGAAAGGAATATACTATACTATTCGTTTGAGGAGAAAGGTGAAAGGGTGAAGGATGTACTTGAGACTTATGAAAGAAGTGTATTGCGCAAGACTCTTTACGAAGCTGGAAAGCTCTACATCTTTTTGGACGAAGTGCAATATTCACCCGACTGGGTCGGTACAGTAAAGAGGTTCTACGATTTGTACCCTAACATAAAGTTCTACCTTTCTGGCTCGTCCTTTCTATTACTATCTGAAAATGCTTTGAAATCTCTTGCCGGAAGATTCTTCTTTGTAGAGGTTTATCCACTTACATTCAGGGAGTTCTTGCAGCTAAGAGGGCTGGATGTTAAGGAACCCAACTCTATGCTTGAACCCTATTTTTCTGATTATTTGGCAAAGGCAGGCTTTCCTGAAATAGCGGAGTGGAGTGATTCAAGGCTGGTAAAAGATATATAA
- a CDS encoding SLC13 family permease produces MLQFFLSLFAFLLVLSLLLLRRNGNLIVPMWAVFLVGSVFCLATGLVGPLQAVLSIDPQVMIFLFGMFTISKGLEISGDLESFSNWLIKKARSPFQLSLLLSVGLGLASSVIMNDSLVIMGTPILLSYSKKTGANPLPLLYTLAFAVTLGSAMTPMGNPQNMLIATESGIKAPLLQFVYYLFPFSLVSLLLLAIYMYRDIKNQHKRIDVRNLEVIKDEKLSRISRISLMAAIALMLLSDTLQLFHISTSFTLSYASLIGALLLLLLSSRRREIIVKTDWKILVMFAGLFIFTQALYSGGLVSAIYPFLNLVSGGNLVIFITLSSLLLSQVLSNVPLTALLLPLFKTLIPTGSFSAIYWSAFAASSTLAGALTLLGAASNLIVANEAERNGIRFSYVAFAKKGIPLTAICTLLLLLLVFFELHA; encoded by the coding sequence ATGCTGCAGTTTTTTCTGTCGCTATTTGCTTTCTTGCTTGTGCTCTCCCTTCTTCTGCTCAGAAGAAATGGTAACCTGATTGTGCCGATGTGGGCAGTCTTCCTCGTAGGCTCAGTCTTCTGTCTTGCAACAGGCCTTGTAGGGCCTCTCCAGGCGGTTCTTAGCATAGACCCGCAAGTGATGATATTTCTCTTCGGAATGTTCACCATCAGCAAGGGGCTGGAGATCTCTGGCGACCTTGAATCATTCTCAAACTGGTTGATAAAAAAGGCAAGATCACCATTTCAACTTTCTTTGTTGCTTTCTGTAGGGCTAGGTCTTGCATCAAGCGTCATTATGAACGATTCTCTGGTAATCATGGGAACACCTATCCTGCTCAGTTATTCAAAGAAGACAGGAGCAAATCCACTTCCCCTGCTCTATACGTTAGCCTTCGCGGTAACACTGGGAAGCGCCATGACCCCTATGGGTAATCCTCAGAACATGCTGATAGCTACGGAAAGCGGGATAAAAGCTCCACTGCTGCAGTTTGTATACTACCTCTTTCCCTTCAGCCTAGTTTCTCTTCTGCTCCTTGCCATATACATGTATAGGGATATCAAGAACCAGCACAAAAGGATAGACGTCAGAAACCTCGAAGTGATTAAAGATGAAAAGCTTTCAAGAATATCAAGAATTTCGCTTATGGCAGCGATAGCTCTTATGCTTCTATCCGATACTCTTCAGCTTTTCCATATCTCCACAAGTTTTACTCTCTCATACGCCTCTCTCATAGGCGCGCTGCTCCTGCTTCTCCTTTCGAGTAGAAGAAGGGAGATAATAGTCAAGACAGATTGGAAGATCCTTGTTATGTTCGCAGGCCTCTTTATCTTCACACAGGCGCTGTATTCTGGAGGGCTGGTTTCAGCCATCTACCCATTCCTAAACCTTGTTAGCGGTGGCAATCTGGTGATATTTATAACTCTTAGCAGTCTCTTGCTGAGCCAGGTTCTGAGTAATGTACCTCTTACTGCACTCTTGCTCCCTCTCTTTAAGACGCTGATTCCAACAGGCAGCTTTTCAGCCATATACTGGAGTGCTTTTGCCGCATCTAGTACCCTAGCCGGTGCTCTGACTTTGCTGGGGGCTGCAAGCAACCTGATAGTGGCGAACGAAGCAGAAAGAAACGGAATCAGATTCTCTTATGTAGCTTTTGCAAAGAAGGGCATACCTCTAACTGCTATCTGCACCTTACTGCTTCTTCTACTGGTCTTCTTCGAACTGCATGCTTAG